One genomic segment of Devosia sp. includes these proteins:
- a CDS encoding pyridoxal phosphate-dependent aminotransferase: MAKPNFTPIVAALPQTVPFVGPEALQRRSGITMRARIGANESGFGPSPAVKAAIAEAAGDVWKYPDPDVFDLRATVAAHVGVTAGEISIGEGIDGLMSVLVRMFISPGEIVVTSAGAYPTFNYHVVGYGGQLRFVPYKDDHEHLEALLDEVRRTNARMVYLANPDNPMGTWWPAEAVNAFIAALPESCLFVLDEAYGETAPAGTLPPLDAGRPNVLRLRTFSKAYGLAGIRCGYAIGDADLIGGFDRVRNHFGVSRLSQLAAGIALEDQAYLDQAVASIHRANDRIAAIAADNGLSAIPTATNFVAVDCGRDGAYALRVLEELGQLGIFVRKPMAPGLDRCIRVSAAPDREMDLFAEALPTALRKAHGAG, translated from the coding sequence TTGGCCAAGCCGAACTTCACCCCGATCGTAGCCGCCCTGCCCCAAACAGTGCCCTTCGTTGGCCCGGAGGCGCTGCAGCGCCGATCCGGTATCACCATGCGCGCCCGCATCGGCGCCAATGAGTCCGGATTCGGGCCGAGCCCGGCGGTCAAGGCCGCGATAGCCGAGGCGGCAGGCGATGTCTGGAAGTACCCGGACCCGGACGTCTTCGACCTGCGGGCCACCGTCGCCGCCCATGTTGGGGTTACGGCTGGGGAAATCTCGATCGGCGAAGGCATCGATGGCCTGATGAGCGTACTGGTCCGCATGTTCATCTCGCCCGGGGAAATCGTGGTGACGTCTGCGGGCGCCTATCCGACGTTCAACTACCACGTGGTCGGCTATGGCGGGCAATTGCGCTTCGTTCCCTACAAGGATGACCACGAACACCTTGAGGCCTTGCTTGACGAGGTGCGCCGCACCAATGCCCGCATGGTCTATCTGGCCAATCCCGACAACCCGATGGGCACGTGGTGGCCCGCCGAGGCGGTGAACGCATTCATTGCCGCCCTGCCTGAATCCTGCCTTTTCGTTCTGGACGAGGCCTATGGCGAGACCGCGCCCGCGGGCACACTGCCACCCCTCGACGCCGGACGGCCAAACGTGCTCCGCCTGCGCACCTTTTCAAAAGCCTATGGGCTCGCCGGGATCCGTTGCGGCTATGCCATCGGAGACGCTGACCTGATCGGCGGCTTCGATCGCGTCCGGAATCATTTCGGGGTTAGTCGGTTGAGCCAGCTTGCCGCCGGCATTGCCCTCGAAGATCAGGCCTATCTCGATCAGGCCGTGGCCTCCATTCACCGCGCCAATGACCGCATCGCCGCGATCGCGGCGGATAACGGCCTGTCCGCCATTCCTACGGCAACCAATTTTGTCGCCGTGGATTGCGGACGGGACGGCGCCTATGCCCTGAGGGTGCTCGAAGAACTCGGGCAACTCGGCATTTTTGTCCGTAAGCCCATGGCCCCCGGACTTGACCGCTGTATTCGCGTCAGCGCTGCACCCGACCGGGAAATGGATCTGTTCGCCGAAGCGCTACCCACCGCGCTTCGCAAGGCTCATGGCGCCGGATAG
- a CDS encoding glycoside hydrolase family 3 N-terminal domain-containing protein, protein MAGQMIIVGFEGDSAGDAGVTALVEELAAGRLGGVMFLRKNVTSLARVREMNEVFRGSTPELLPFITLDQEGGSVERLTRDVGFTEIPNAATVASRNSPEDAEAIYAKMARGIADEGFSINFGPVADLNTNSKNQIIARFGRSFSADPDVVTAYDAAFIRAHHAAGLVTALKHFPGHGSSTADSHEGFVDITRTWSPDELDPYRTLIADGLADMVMIGHLYHAGYADGDGETPSSLSPRWIDGVLRGELGFDGVVISDDLEMGAIRDHFTLEETVTKAVRAGMDVLLFSNTARYRAGLSREILDILLAEAAADPAFAARIAESYERIVTLKARIR, encoded by the coding sequence ATGGCCGGTCAGATGATCATCGTCGGCTTCGAAGGCGACAGCGCCGGGGATGCTGGCGTGACGGCGCTTGTTGAGGAACTTGCCGCCGGCCGGCTGGGTGGCGTGATGTTCTTGCGCAAGAATGTCACCAGCCTGGCGCGAGTGCGCGAGATGAACGAGGTGTTCCGTGGTTCGACACCCGAATTGTTGCCCTTTATCACCCTTGACCAGGAAGGGGGCTCCGTCGAGCGCCTGACGCGGGACGTTGGATTTACCGAGATTCCCAACGCTGCGACCGTGGCCAGCCGAAATAGCCCGGAAGACGCGGAGGCCATCTATGCCAAGATGGCGCGCGGTATCGCCGATGAAGGGTTCTCCATCAATTTCGGGCCGGTGGCCGACCTCAACACCAATAGCAAGAACCAGATCATCGCCCGGTTTGGACGATCCTTCTCGGCCGATCCTGATGTGGTGACGGCCTATGATGCGGCCTTTATCCGGGCTCATCACGCGGCAGGTCTGGTTACCGCGCTCAAGCATTTTCCGGGCCACGGGTCTTCGACGGCCGACAGCCATGAAGGCTTTGTCGACATCACGCGCACCTGGTCGCCCGATGAGCTGGATCCCTACCGCACCCTGATCGCCGATGGCCTGGCCGACATGGTGATGATCGGTCACCTCTATCATGCCGGCTACGCCGACGGCGACGGGGAGACGCCATCCTCGCTTTCGCCGCGCTGGATCGACGGGGTACTCAGGGGCGAACTGGGATTTGACGGTGTCGTCATCAGCGACGACCTCGAAATGGGTGCAATTCGCGATCATTTCACCCTGGAGGAAACCGTCACCAAGGCTGTGCGAGCCGGCATGGACGTGCTGCTGTTCTCCAATACGGCCCGGTATCGCGCCGGACTCTCGCGGGAAATTCTCGATATCCTGCTGGCCGAGGCGGCCGCCGACCCGGCCTTCGCCGCCCGCATTGCCGAAAGCTACGAGCGCATCGTCACGCTCAAGGCGCGCATTCGCTGA
- the acs gene encoding acetate--CoA ligase has translation MSEQLVFQPSAAAVARTHTSADQYARLYEQSISDPNGFWAEQAKRLDWMTFPTKIKNTTFAYPDVSIKWFEDGVLNVAANCIDRHLAERGDDIAIIWEPDNPADKAEHITYRTLHEEVCRCANVLKTLGVRKGDRVTIYLPMIPQAAYAMLACARIGAVHSVVFGGFSPDSLAGRINDCDSAVVITADEGRRGGKSVPLKANVDKALEDCPGVSKVLVVSNTGADIPMKGSRDVWWHEAAAGVEPVCDPEPMNAEDPLFILYTSGSTGKPKGVLHTQGGYLTYTALTHELSFDYKRGEVFWCTADVGWITGHSYIVYGPLANGATTLMFEGIPSWPDASRFWQVVERHKVNVFHTAPTAIRALMGAGPDFVDKHDMPSLRLLGTVGEPINPEAWLWYHNKVGKGRCEIVDAWWQTETGGHMIAPFPGAIPTKPGSATKPFFGIKPAVLSPEGKLQEQTKAEGVLVIEDSWPSQARTIWGDHARFVSTYFETYKGNYFTGDGCRRDEDGYYWITGRVDDVLNVSGHRLGTAEVESALVAHPKVSEAAVVGFPHDIKGQGIYCYVTLMAGEEYNDTLRGELRNWVRKEIGPIASPDHIQWAPGLPKTRSGKIMRRILRKVAENDFGALGDTSTLADPSVVDDLIANRQNK, from the coding sequence ATGAGCGAGCAGCTCGTATTCCAGCCAAGTGCGGCTGCCGTCGCACGCACCCACACAAGTGCCGACCAGTATGCCCGGCTCTATGAGCAGTCCATCTCGGACCCGAACGGGTTCTGGGCCGAACAGGCAAAGCGCCTGGACTGGATGACCTTTCCCACCAAGATCAAGAACACCACCTTTGCCTACCCGGATGTCTCGATCAAATGGTTCGAAGACGGCGTGCTCAATGTCGCGGCGAACTGCATCGACCGGCACTTGGCCGAACGTGGCGACGACATCGCCATCATCTGGGAGCCGGACAATCCGGCCGACAAGGCAGAGCACATCACCTATCGCACGCTGCACGAAGAGGTGTGCCGCTGCGCCAATGTGTTGAAGACTCTGGGTGTCCGTAAGGGCGACCGCGTCACCATCTACCTGCCCATGATTCCCCAGGCCGCCTATGCCATGTTGGCCTGCGCGCGCATTGGCGCGGTGCATTCGGTGGTATTTGGCGGCTTCTCTCCCGATTCTCTGGCCGGTCGTATCAACGATTGCGATTCCGCCGTCGTCATCACTGCCGATGAAGGCCGTCGCGGCGGCAAGTCAGTGCCCCTCAAGGCCAATGTCGACAAGGCTCTGGAAGACTGTCCCGGCGTCTCGAAGGTGCTTGTGGTCAGCAATACCGGCGCCGACATTCCCATGAAGGGTAGCCGCGACGTCTGGTGGCACGAGGCCGCGGCCGGCGTCGAGCCCGTTTGCGACCCCGAGCCGATGAATGCCGAGGATCCGCTCTTTATCCTCTACACCTCGGGTTCCACCGGCAAGCCGAAGGGCGTCCTCCACACCCAGGGCGGCTACCTGACCTATACGGCCCTGACCCATGAATTGAGCTTCGACTACAAGCGTGGCGAAGTGTTCTGGTGTACTGCCGACGTGGGTTGGATCACCGGCCACAGCTATATCGTCTATGGCCCCCTCGCCAACGGCGCCACGACGCTGATGTTCGAGGGTATCCCCTCCTGGCCCGATGCGAGCCGGTTCTGGCAGGTGGTCGAACGCCACAAGGTCAATGTCTTCCACACCGCGCCGACCGCCATTCGGGCCCTGATGGGTGCTGGTCCAGATTTCGTCGACAAGCATGACATGCCCAGCCTGCGGCTGCTGGGTACGGTGGGTGAACCGATTAATCCGGAAGCCTGGCTCTGGTATCACAACAAGGTGGGCAAGGGCCGCTGCGAGATCGTCGATGCCTGGTGGCAGACGGAGACCGGCGGGCACATGATCGCGCCATTCCCCGGTGCCATACCGACCAAGCCGGGCTCGGCGACCAAGCCGTTCTTCGGAATCAAACCAGCCGTGTTGTCGCCCGAGGGCAAGCTGCAGGAGCAGACCAAGGCCGAGGGCGTATTGGTCATCGAGGACAGCTGGCCCAGCCAGGCTCGCACCATCTGGGGTGACCACGCGCGCTTCGTGTCCACCTATTTCGAAACCTACAAGGGCAACTACTTCACCGGCGATGGCTGCCGGCGCGACGAAGACGGCTATTACTGGATCACGGGGCGCGTCGACGATGTCCTGAACGTGTCCGGGCACCGTCTTGGCACCGCCGAGGTGGAAAGCGCCCTGGTTGCCCATCCCAAGGTGTCGGAAGCTGCCGTGGTGGGCTTCCCGCACGACATCAAGGGTCAGGGCATCTATTGCTACGTCACGCTGATGGCGGGCGAGGAGTATAACGACACCCTGCGCGGCGAACTGCGCAATTGGGTTCGCAAGGAAATCGGCCCGATTGCCTCGCCAGACCACATCCAGTGGGCGCCGGGCCTGCCCAAGACCCGCTCCGGCAAGATCATGAGGCGTATCCTGCGCAAGGTTGCCGAGAATGACTTCGGCGCGCTGGGTGACACCTCGACCCTGGCTGATCCTTCGGTCGTCGATGATCTGATCGCCAACCGGCAGAACAAGTAG
- a CDS encoding cytochrome c family protein, protein MQRIAGILFVFLWAVTAVPAQESVERGAALFPRCEPCHAIGPDPVDRIGPHLNGVVGRPIAGLPDYSYSRTLRTAGDAGLVWDRATLTRYLKNPRHSFPGTSMAFAGMRVRADIDAMVDYLESFDTDGATAPQ, encoded by the coding sequence ATGCAGCGTATTGCCGGTATCCTATTCGTCTTTCTGTGGGCAGTAACCGCGGTGCCGGCGCAGGAGAGCGTCGAACGCGGAGCAGCATTATTTCCCCGGTGTGAGCCTTGCCATGCCATCGGCCCCGATCCGGTGGACCGAATTGGACCGCATCTGAATGGCGTCGTTGGCCGTCCTATTGCTGGCCTTCCCGACTATTCCTATTCGAGAACCCTGCGCACGGCGGGTGATGCAGGCCTGGTCTGGGACCGGGCTACATTGACACGCTATCTCAAGAACCCGCGGCATTCTTTCCCTGGCACATCCATGGCCTTCGCCGGCATGCGGGTGCGAGCCGATATCGACGCCATGGTCGACTATCTCGAAAGTTTCGACACGGACGGGGCCACAGCGCCTCAGTAA
- a CDS encoding polysaccharide biosynthesis C-terminal domain-containing protein, with product MSLARRLASQSSVIFGARLAGAGLIFLVQALIARIWGAEILGEYLLIIACVNLVAVVLPLGFHTVGTYFAAEYRARGDRGQLVSFLVRAYGHVMLGMLVVLLGGRLALDLVGQGASTLAAHFLPVLLLAFATAIVYINGAVLVGLKRPFAGFFADTIFRPMIVLAAFAFASLTGSPPAAFTVMLWGIAIGYVVISLVHFGFVVRSLGRIGVATQPRAAEAKRWWRFAAPWVMISLATDFFFDIDLLLLSNVLGKEELAIFGVCTRIFSLVSFGVAAVYAVTLPDMFESEANADRAAFHRKVGEANVVASLISLVLFALVVIAGPFALTLFGPSFSAGALPLAILCLALVVRSVMGPASMVLSIHDRPWASIPAVLVGMGSLVGANMLLVPAFGLIGAALAAIIAIAIWSVGLWLIAWRTAGIDVSIVQYFRSRRTGAAAGAASTLG from the coding sequence ATGAGCCTGGCGCGCCGGTTGGCTTCCCAGTCCTCGGTGATATTCGGCGCCCGCCTCGCTGGCGCTGGCCTCATCTTTCTGGTGCAGGCCCTGATCGCGCGCATCTGGGGTGCGGAAATCCTAGGGGAATATCTGCTCATCATCGCCTGCGTGAACCTGGTGGCGGTGGTCCTGCCGCTGGGCTTTCATACTGTTGGCACTTATTTCGCCGCCGAATACCGGGCCCGGGGTGACCGTGGTCAACTGGTGTCCTTCCTGGTGCGCGCCTATGGCCATGTCATGCTCGGCATGCTTGTGGTTCTGCTCGGCGGGCGGCTGGCTCTCGATCTGGTGGGGCAGGGTGCCAGCACCCTTGCCGCACATTTCCTGCCGGTCCTTCTCCTGGCCTTCGCGACGGCGATTGTCTATATCAACGGCGCCGTGCTTGTCGGGCTGAAACGGCCCTTTGCCGGGTTCTTTGCCGACACCATCTTCAGGCCGATGATCGTCTTGGCCGCATTTGCTTTTGCCAGCCTGACCGGGTCTCCACCGGCCGCGTTTACGGTGATGCTATGGGGCATAGCTATCGGTTACGTGGTCATCTCGCTGGTCCATTTTGGCTTTGTCGTCAGGAGCCTGGGGCGGATCGGGGTGGCGACGCAGCCACGCGCTGCGGAGGCGAAACGCTGGTGGCGGTTCGCGGCACCCTGGGTGATGATCTCCCTCGCTACCGATTTCTTCTTCGATATCGATCTGCTGCTACTGAGCAATGTTCTGGGCAAGGAAGAACTGGCCATTTTCGGTGTATGCACGCGCATTTTCTCGCTGGTGTCCTTCGGCGTGGCGGCTGTCTATGCCGTGACACTGCCGGACATGTTCGAGAGCGAGGCCAATGCAGATCGTGCGGCCTTCCACCGCAAGGTGGGCGAGGCCAATGTGGTCGCCAGCCTGATTTCCCTGGTGCTGTTCGCCCTTGTCGTCATCGCCGGGCCGTTTGCATTGACCCTGTTCGGCCCCAGTTTCAGCGCGGGCGCCCTGCCACTGGCCATCCTGTGCCTTGCCCTGGTTGTGCGCTCGGTCATGGGGCCTGCCTCGATGGTGCTGTCCATCCATGACCGCCCCTGGGCCAGCATCCCTGCCGTGCTGGTCGGGATGGGAAGCCTTGTCGGTGCCAATATGCTGCTTGTCCCCGCCTTCGGCCTGATCGGCGCGGCTCTGGCGGCGATCATTGCCATCGCCATATGGTCGGTGGGCCTGTGGCTCATCGCCTGGCGGACGGCCGGGATCGATGTGTCCATTGTGCAATATTTCCGATCGCGCCGGACCGGAGCGGCAGCCGGAGCGGCCTCGACGCTCGGCTAG
- a CDS encoding TerC family protein — translation MFGFDPSFFTSLLQVILIDLVLAGDNAVVIGLAAAGLAPDLRRKAILIGILAATVLRIIFALLTTQLLSLGGGLLIAGGILLIWVCWKMYRELTVSEADEHDATEALANADTDGDGKVAGKGPRKTLRQAVTQIIVADVSMSLDNVLAVAGAAQHHFEALIFGLALSVVLMGVAATFIARLLHRFRWIAWLGLVIILFVAVRMLLEGLGAFVSIPEIPLLYTPHAPVVGH, via the coding sequence ATGTTCGGTTTCGATCCGAGTTTCTTCACCTCGCTTCTCCAGGTCATCCTGATCGACCTGGTGCTCGCCGGTGACAATGCCGTCGTCATTGGTCTGGCCGCGGCCGGACTGGCGCCCGACCTTCGGCGCAAGGCAATCCTTATCGGCATCCTCGCGGCGACCGTCCTGCGCATCATCTTTGCGCTGCTGACCACCCAGTTACTCTCGCTTGGCGGCGGCCTGCTCATCGCCGGCGGCATACTGCTGATCTGGGTGTGCTGGAAAATGTACCGGGAACTGACAGTTTCCGAGGCCGACGAGCATGACGCGACGGAAGCCTTGGCGAACGCCGATACCGACGGCGATGGCAAGGTTGCGGGCAAGGGACCGCGCAAGACACTCCGTCAGGCCGTTACCCAGATCATCGTGGCCGACGTGTCTATGTCACTGGACAATGTTCTGGCGGTCGCGGGCGCGGCCCAGCATCACTTTGAAGCCCTGATTTTCGGCCTCGCACTATCGGTCGTGCTGATGGGCGTGGCAGCGACTTTCATCGCCCGGCTGCTGCATCGCTTCCGTTGGATCGCCTGGCTCGGCCTGGTCATCATCCTCTTCGTCGCGGTCCGCATGCTGCTCGAGGGGCTTGGCGCGTTTGTGTCCATTCCTGAAATTCCGCTCCTCTACACCCCCCATGCACCGGTGGTCGGCCATTAG
- a CDS encoding UDP-2,3-diacylglucosamine diphosphatase encodes MADDREVRRVRAMFLSDVHLGMKPIRVGQLIEFLRAHDADTIYLVGDILDGWRLAKQWHWPEEYNVLIQTVLEKANAGTRIVYLPGNHDEFLREYLGTYFGEIELVDRTVHTSATGKTYLVIHGDQFDVVVMNAKWLAHVGDWAYNFALRVNIAINWVRRRIGLQYWSLSAWAKQKVKNAVSVIGRFEEALVHEARESGVDGVICGHIHLADMHDRLGIQYINTGDWVESCTAIVENDDGQFELIRWTEMAGGENRRFRLRRAGGQ; translated from the coding sequence ATGGCGGATGACCGAGAAGTCCGGCGCGTTCGGGCGATGTTTCTGTCCGATGTGCACCTGGGCATGAAGCCGATCCGGGTTGGTCAGCTCATTGAATTCCTGCGCGCGCACGACGCCGATACCATCTACCTGGTCGGAGACATCCTGGACGGCTGGAGGCTCGCCAAGCAGTGGCACTGGCCTGAAGAATACAATGTGCTGATCCAGACCGTGTTGGAAAAGGCCAATGCGGGAACCCGCATTGTCTATCTGCCTGGCAATCACGACGAGTTTCTGCGCGAATATCTCGGCACCTATTTCGGCGAAATTGAGCTGGTGGACCGTACCGTCCATACCTCGGCAACCGGCAAGACCTATCTGGTCATCCACGGCGACCAGTTCGATGTGGTGGTGATGAATGCCAAGTGGCTCGCCCATGTCGGGGATTGGGCCTACAATTTCGCGCTGCGGGTGAATATTGCCATCAATTGGGTGCGACGCCGTATTGGGCTGCAATATTGGTCGCTGAGTGCCTGGGCCAAGCAGAAGGTCAAGAATGCGGTGTCGGTGATCGGGCGGTTCGAGGAAGCCCTGGTCCATGAGGCACGCGAGTCGGGCGTGGATGGGGTGATCTGCGGCCATATCCACCTCGCCGACATGCACGATCGCCTCGGCATTCAGTACATCAACACCGGCGACTGGGTGGAAAGCTGCACAGCCATAGTCGAGAATGACGATGGCCAGTTCGAACTGATCAGATGGACCGAAATGGCGGGTGGGGAGAACCGGCGGTTCCGGCTTCGGAGGGCCGGGGGGCAATAG
- a CDS encoding GNAT family N-acetyltransferase: protein MSVLAGLDSKAEGIIAPRQVGPDAAPVRMRLVSGDDWDRIVSGFDAVCQEQLHAFAVLRWPNVRHEPVVFERDGRIVGGTLMMLQPLPLRTGVIAVSKWAPMLADVHAADAAVIHAQMVDLLVADYAERRGMMLSILPWASIDPVNQEYVALRARGFHRGSTLLFPNRYIVRLRLSDQDQRSSFQQTWRRQLNKSEKSGLVFEHAPSERIDDFKALYAAMTERKQFPDHSAFETLDGLMALEEPLRPEQFYVYHEGELVAGAVIFKAGDRAVYLYGATSDSALPLRAGYFMHWHIIRWLRDHTRANWYDLGGTDGFLGLHQFKKGMVGDAGVIRPVPPVVNYASNPVAYWSGMAAFGARDLVQHVRRRLDAMSGSKSKPDQPPHETEEYLK from the coding sequence ATGTCAGTCCTTGCCGGATTGGATAGCAAAGCCGAAGGCATCATTGCGCCGCGCCAGGTCGGCCCGGATGCAGCCCCAGTGCGGATGCGGCTCGTTTCCGGTGATGATTGGGACCGCATTGTTTCGGGCTTCGATGCCGTATGCCAGGAGCAGTTGCACGCGTTCGCGGTGCTGCGCTGGCCCAATGTTCGGCATGAACCGGTTGTGTTCGAGCGGGACGGGCGGATTGTCGGCGGCACCCTGATGATGCTGCAGCCGTTGCCGTTGCGGACGGGTGTCATCGCCGTCTCCAAATGGGCGCCCATGCTGGCCGATGTTCACGCGGCCGATGCTGCGGTCATTCATGCGCAGATGGTCGATCTGCTTGTCGCCGACTATGCAGAGCGACGCGGCATGATGCTTTCCATTCTGCCCTGGGCGTCGATCGATCCGGTCAACCAGGAATATGTCGCCCTGCGCGCACGCGGTTTTCACCGCGGCTCAACCTTGCTCTTCCCCAACCGATACATCGTCAGGCTCAGACTGTCGGACCAGGACCAGCGCAGCAGCTTTCAGCAGACATGGCGGCGGCAGCTCAACAAGTCGGAGAAATCCGGCCTCGTATTCGAACATGCCCCATCCGAGCGCATCGACGACTTCAAGGCCCTCTATGCGGCCATGACGGAGCGCAAGCAGTTTCCCGATCATTCGGCTTTTGAAACTCTGGACGGACTGATGGCGCTTGAGGAGCCGCTGCGGCCCGAACAATTCTACGTCTATCACGAGGGCGAACTGGTGGCCGGGGCCGTAATCTTCAAGGCCGGCGACCGGGCGGTCTATCTTTATGGCGCCACCAGCGACAGTGCGCTGCCTTTGCGGGCAGGCTACTTCATGCATTGGCACATCATCCGCTGGCTGCGCGACCACACGCGCGCCAATTGGTATGATCTCGGTGGCACGGATGGCTTCCTCGGGCTGCATCAGTTCAAGAAGGGCATGGTCGGCGACGCCGGGGTCATTCGCCCAGTGCCGCCCGTTGTGAACTATGCCAGCAATCCTGTGGCCTATTGGTCGGGCATGGCCGCATTTGGGGCCCGCGATCTGGTGCAGCATGTCCGGCGCCGCCTCGATGCCATGAGTGGCAGCAAATCCAAGCCGGATCAGCCACCGCACGAGACCGAAGAGTATCTCAAATGA
- a CDS encoding endonuclease/exonuclease/phosphatase family protein: MFGKAEIRGGLLALSGVLIVVLLIISFTPGLPGEELLQSLRFHFVTVGLVLALACIMAGARWRGGLVLLLVLAGAAHGAVLVNELMSRRIDLPGEPSTRLDFLSFNVLAGNRDAEALVQSIVADPPDVALIMETPGIEMYLDQIAEVLPYSIGCESPVGCDISLHSRFPLDGKVSTLQPFRFQRLAVAQLAVDGVPLTIVGVHLSKPYFDQAAWRELDQIDDVLGAVEGPVIVAGDFNAAPWSEPLAWLARRNSLAPAQWPPATWPVRLGPLGVPIDNVFTGGSARIESLVSGDNQGSNHRPLRAQIAIYPAP, translated from the coding sequence ATGTTCGGCAAGGCGGAGATTCGCGGGGGGCTCCTGGCCCTGTCCGGCGTATTGATCGTAGTCCTGCTGATCATTTCGTTCACGCCTGGCCTGCCCGGCGAAGAGTTGCTGCAAAGTCTGCGCTTTCATTTCGTGACGGTCGGGCTCGTCCTGGCTCTCGCCTGCATCATGGCCGGAGCCCGTTGGCGCGGCGGGCTTGTCCTGCTCCTGGTCCTCGCGGGCGCGGCGCACGGGGCAGTTCTTGTCAATGAGTTGATGTCGCGGCGCATTGATCTGCCCGGCGAGCCGTCGACCCGGTTGGACTTCCTCAGTTTCAATGTACTGGCCGGCAATCGCGACGCCGAGGCGCTGGTACAGTCGATCGTTGCCGATCCGCCGGATGTGGCGCTCATCATGGAGACGCCCGGGATCGAGATGTATCTCGACCAGATTGCCGAGGTGCTGCCCTACAGCATCGGCTGCGAGTCGCCGGTTGGATGCGACATTTCCTTGCACTCGCGATTCCCGCTCGACGGCAAAGTGTCGACGCTACAACCCTTCCGGTTCCAGCGGCTGGCCGTGGCTCAATTGGCCGTGGATGGAGTCCCATTGACCATCGTCGGCGTGCACTTGTCCAAGCCGTATTTCGACCAGGCCGCCTGGCGCGAACTGGACCAGATCGACGACGTCCTGGGCGCGGTCGAGGGCCCGGTGATCGTGGCCGGCGACTTCAACGCCGCGCCGTGGTCAGAGCCCTTGGCCTGGCTGGCCAGGCGCAACAGCCTCGCGCCTGCACAATGGCCGCCCGCGACCTGGCCAGTCCGCCTGGGTCCGCTCGGCGTGCCCATCGACAATGTGTTTACCGGAGGCAGCGCTCGCATAGAATCCTTGGTGTCCGGAGACAATCAAGGGTCAAATCACCGCCCCTTGCGCGCCCAGATCGCGATCTATCCGGCGCCATGA
- a CDS encoding MFS transporter: MDSPELRASIYQFTVYVPGGVASVFLGIWLSEHGIPADQIGVINALPTFLLLLLNMIVGRVADKADDWRTALIFISAAAALAPLPLYMVSEFWGILLIWGLTATTNGLVPPVIDAATVRMTRRNGTDFGAIRAWATVGYVFAAGGLGLLINVLGSGAFVTLYILTVVVRALLALLLPRFRAPSPKVTLADTAPPRAQPSRLRDSLRLWFVLPLVAFALVNSSNAIIGSFAALLWHENGIPSYFLGPLLGVAAIGEAVLMFAWRRFGGRVTARNMILVCAMSGLLRFTIMAFNPPVEVLFFTQLLHAFSFGMGYFGVVHFIANWTDESNAAEAQGFATMLNMAGAMAALIIFGVLFENFGSYAFFYSTFVCLLALGCVVLSLRLRPPKALAT; this comes from the coding sequence TTGGATAGTCCCGAGCTGCGTGCATCTATCTATCAGTTTACCGTTTATGTCCCCGGGGGCGTTGCCTCGGTGTTTCTCGGCATCTGGCTGAGCGAGCACGGAATTCCGGCCGATCAGATCGGCGTCATCAACGCCCTCCCGACTTTTCTGCTCCTCCTGCTGAACATGATCGTCGGGCGGGTGGCCGACAAGGCGGACGACTGGCGTACGGCCTTGATCTTCATCTCTGCCGCCGCGGCACTCGCGCCGCTGCCGCTTTACATGGTGTCCGAGTTCTGGGGAATCCTGCTGATCTGGGGCCTGACCGCAACGACCAACGGCCTCGTGCCGCCGGTGATCGATGCCGCGACTGTCCGCATGACGCGTCGAAACGGCACAGATTTCGGGGCCATCCGGGCCTGGGCCACGGTTGGATATGTCTTCGCGGCCGGCGGGCTTGGCCTGTTGATCAATGTTCTGGGATCCGGGGCCTTTGTTACGCTCTATATCCTGACCGTGGTGGTGAGAGCGCTCTTGGCGCTGCTGCTGCCGCGGTTTCGCGCGCCGTCACCCAAGGTAACGCTGGCCGACACCGCTCCGCCCCGGGCGCAGCCAAGCCGGCTGCGCGACTCCCTGCGACTGTGGTTCGTGCTGCCACTCGTCGCGTTCGCGCTGGTCAATTCCAGCAATGCGATCATCGGCAGTTTTGCGGCTTTGCTCTGGCACGAGAACGGCATTCCATCCTATTTCCTCGGCCCGTTGCTTGGGGTCGCGGCCATCGGGGAGGCGGTGTTGATGTTTGCCTGGCGTCGGTTCGGGGGCCGCGTCACCGCCCGAAACATGATCCTCGTCTGCGCCATGTCCGGGTTATTGCGCTTCACCATCATGGCGTTCAATCCGCCGGTCGAGGTGCTGTTCTTCACCCAACTCCTTCACGCTTTCAGCTTTGGCATGGGCTATTTCGGCGTCGTCCACTTCATCGCCAACTGGACCGATGAGTCCAATGCTGCCGAGGCCCAGGGCTTCGCAACCATGCTCAACATGGCTGGTGCCATGGCTGCGCTCATCATCTTTGGCGTGCTGTTTGAGAATTTTGGCAGCTATGCCTTTTTCTACTCCACTTTCGTTTGCCTGCTGGCCCTTGGCTGCGTCGTGCTCTCCCTGCGGCTGCGCCCGCCCAAGGCGCTAGCAACGTGA